In one Terriglobia bacterium genomic region, the following are encoded:
- a CDS encoding STAS domain-containing protein — protein sequence MNMRATAREAGGVLVVDLSGRILLGDDSAYLRKMIRSLLDEGRTRIVLNLADVDYIDSSGIGELVNGYSTVRSRGGELKLLNLNQRVRDLLQLTKLYTVFDVHTEEAMALRSFL from the coding sequence ATGAACATGCGGGCCACAGCGCGCGAGGCGGGAGGGGTCCTGGTGGTGGACCTGAGCGGGCGCATCCTGCTGGGCGATGACAGCGCCTACCTGCGCAAAATGATCCGCAGTTTGCTGGACGAGGGCCGCACGCGCATTGTCCTCAATCTCGCCGACGTGGACTACATTGACAGTTCGGGCATCGGGGAACTGGTGAACGGCTATTCCACGGTGCGCAGCCGGGGCGGGGAGCTGAAGCTGCTGAACCTGAACCAGCGCGTGCGCGATCTCCTGCAGCTCACCAAGCTGTACACGGTCTTCGACGTGCACACCGAAGAAGCCATGGCTCTGCGCAGTTTCCTCTAG
- a CDS encoding cold shock domain-containing protein, translating into MRPRFRAVEFRGPSRSCASGSSRCAVRLARRYSTRRGVPKLSREQGVVKWFNASKGYGFIQRQSGEDVFVHFSAIQMDGYKTLSEGQQVEFEVKQGPKGYQAENVTGVS; encoded by the coding sequence ATGCGCCCGCGTTTTCGAGCTGTGGAGTTCCGTGGTCCCTCGAGGAGCTGCGCGAGCGGTTCTTCCCGGTGTGCGGTGCGCCTGGCACGACGCTATTCTACCCGCAGAGGAGTACCGAAGTTGAGCAGAGAGCAAGGTGTGGTGAAGTGGTTTAACGCATCCAAAGGCTACGGCTTCATCCAACGTCAGTCGGGCGAGGACGTCTTTGTCCACTTTTCGGCAATCCAGATGGACGGATACAAGACGCTTTCCGAGGGACAGCAGGTTGAATTCGAGGTCAAGCAGGGTCCCAAGGGCTACCAGGCCGAAAACGTAACCGGCGTCAGCTGA
- a CDS encoding CCA tRNA nucleotidyltransferase, producing MNSRQLAQSICELLRRNGFQALLVGGCVRDLLLGREPADYDVTTDAPPSAVLELFPESIAVGAQFGVVLVQQEGAKVEVATFRSDVGYSDGRHPDRVVYARTPEEDVQRRDFTINGLLMRPETGEILDHVGGQADLRAGILRAIGEPARRFAEDKLRLLRAVRFAARFAYAIDPATFAAVQQHAPEIVQVSAERIREELTKLLIEGAARRGFELLDEGRLLEAVLPEVARMQGVAQPPQYHPEGDVWIHTRMMLEQLPAGTPPTLAWGVLLHDVGKPPTFRSAAETGDRIRFDGHVEVGSRMTEEICKRLRFSHDDTQQIVALVANHLRFKDVEQMRVATLKRFLRLPRFDEHLELHRLDCLSSHRKLDAYDFVQRFLAETPPSQVRPERLLTGEDLKELGFAPGPVFSTILRVVEDAQLDGQVRNREEALALVLREYGRAKAKA from the coding sequence GTGAACTCGCGCCAGCTGGCCCAATCGATCTGCGAACTTCTCCGCCGCAACGGTTTTCAAGCGCTGCTGGTGGGCGGGTGTGTGCGCGACCTGCTGCTGGGCCGCGAGCCAGCCGACTACGACGTCACCACCGACGCGCCGCCCAGCGCCGTGCTGGAGCTGTTTCCCGAGAGCATTGCCGTGGGCGCGCAGTTCGGCGTGGTCCTCGTGCAGCAAGAGGGCGCGAAGGTCGAAGTCGCCACCTTCCGCTCCGACGTCGGTTATTCCGACGGCCGCCATCCCGACCGCGTCGTCTATGCGCGCACCCCGGAGGAGGATGTGCAGCGCCGCGACTTCACCATCAACGGCCTGCTCATGCGTCCGGAAACCGGCGAGATACTGGACCACGTCGGCGGGCAGGCCGACCTGCGCGCGGGAATCCTCCGCGCCATCGGCGAGCCGGCCCGGCGCTTCGCCGAGGACAAGCTGCGTTTGCTGCGCGCCGTGCGCTTCGCCGCGCGGTTCGCCTACGCCATCGATCCGGCCACCTTCGCCGCCGTGCAGCAGCACGCCCCGGAGATCGTGCAGGTTTCCGCCGAGCGCATTCGCGAGGAGCTGACCAAGCTGCTCATCGAAGGCGCTGCGCGCCGCGGCTTCGAACTGCTGGACGAGGGCCGCCTGCTGGAGGCGGTCCTGCCGGAGGTCGCCCGGATGCAGGGCGTGGCGCAGCCTCCGCAGTACCACCCGGAAGGCGATGTCTGGATTCACACCCGGATGATGCTGGAACAGCTCCCGGCCGGAACGCCGCCCACTTTGGCATGGGGCGTGCTCCTGCATGACGTGGGAAAGCCGCCCACTTTCCGTTCCGCCGCCGAGACCGGCGACCGCATCCGATTCGACGGCCACGTGGAAGTGGGCTCGCGGATGACCGAGGAGATCTGTAAGCGTTTGCGCTTTTCCCATGACGATACCCAACAGATCGTGGCCCTGGTGGCCAACCACCTGCGCTTCAAGGACGTCGAGCAGATGCGCGTGGCCACACTCAAGCGCTTCCTGCGCCTGCCTCGCTTCGACGAGCATCTCGAGTTGCACCGCCTGGACTGCCTCTCCAGCCACCGCAAGCTCGACGCCTACGACTTTGTGCAGCGTTTTCTGGCCGAAACCCCGCCCAGCCAGGTCCGCCCGGAACGCCTGCTCACCGGGGAAGACCTCAAGGAGTTGGGTTTTGCTCCCGGGCCGGTCTTTTCCACCATCCTGCGCGTTGTTGAAGATGCGCAGCTGGATGGGCAGGTGCGCAACCGGGAGGAGGCTCTGGCGTTGGTGCTCCGGGAGTATGGCCGGGCAAAGGCTAAGGCGTAA
- the queG gene encoding tRNA epoxyqueuosine(34) reductase QueG — MPNLPDTAWINERARALGFALCGVTPAAALPELERLAEWLGRGYAGEMGYLADARRGDPARVLPGVRSIIVCALPYNTGKPFSTHVPAESTGEGPRGWISRYAWGEDYHGVVGGKLEELAAALRERFAKPFEARWYVDTGAIHERAYARHAGLGWLGKNTLLLNEQLGSLFFLGVILTTLELAPSLGAAEAPPPDLCGNCRLCLDACPTDAFSEPYVLDARRCISYLTIELRGAIPEELRESLGRHVFGCDICQEVCPWNARAPVSELNAFQPRVSGGESLFHPRLEWLAALGEEEFRELFRGSPLKRAKWRGLVRNACVALGNADLHGDAAAQARVRALLERLAASPEAQVAENARWALARMEEKASRNS, encoded by the coding sequence GTGCCGAATCTTCCGGATACCGCGTGGATCAACGAGCGCGCCCGCGCTCTGGGCTTCGCGCTGTGCGGGGTAACGCCGGCGGCGGCCTTGCCTGAGTTGGAACGGCTTGCGGAGTGGCTGGGGCGCGGCTACGCGGGAGAGATGGGCTATCTCGCGGATGCGCGGCGCGGCGATCCGGCGCGCGTGCTGCCCGGAGTGCGGAGCATCATCGTCTGCGCGCTCCCCTACAACACCGGAAAGCCATTCTCCACGCACGTCCCCGCAGAAAGCACAGGCGAAGGGCCGCGCGGGTGGATCTCCCGCTACGCCTGGGGCGAGGACTATCACGGGGTGGTGGGCGGGAAGCTCGAGGAACTGGCCGCGGCGCTGCGCGAGCGCTTTGCGAAACCGTTCGAAGCCCGCTGGTACGTGGATACCGGCGCGATCCACGAGCGGGCCTACGCGCGGCACGCCGGGCTGGGCTGGCTGGGCAAGAATACGCTGCTGCTCAACGAACAGCTCGGATCACTTTTTTTCCTGGGAGTCATCCTGACGACGCTGGAGCTGGCGCCGTCGCTGGGCGCCGCAGAGGCGCCGCCGCCGGACTTGTGCGGAAACTGCCGGCTGTGCCTGGACGCCTGCCCGACGGATGCCTTCTCCGAGCCGTACGTGCTGGACGCGCGGCGCTGCATCTCCTATCTGACAATCGAGTTGCGCGGGGCTATTCCGGAGGAGTTGCGCGAATCGCTGGGACGGCACGTCTTCGGTTGCGACATCTGCCAGGAGGTGTGCCCCTGGAACGCGCGCGCGCCGGTGAGCGAACTAAACGCGTTTCAGCCGCGCGTGAGCGGCGGGGAATCGCTGTTTCACCCGCGGCTGGAATGGCTGGCCGCGCTCGGCGAAGAAGAGTTCCGGGAGTTGTTTCGCGGCAGCCCGCTGAAGCGCGCGAAATGGCGCGGGCTGGTGCGCAACGCGTGCGTGGCGCTGGGCAACGCGGACCTGCATGGCGATGCTGCGGCACAGGCGCGGGTTCGCGCGCTGCTCGAGAGGTTGGCGGCTTCGCCGGAGGCGCAGGTGGCGGAAAATGCGCGGTGGGCGCTGGCGCGCATGGAAGAGAAAGCGAGCCGGAATTCCTGA
- a CDS encoding urate hydroxylase PuuD, producing the protein MHIEVMALALAGSLKVQFPAQGADFEQILLRWIHLGAGITWLGLLYFFNLVNGPFQKDLDEATRGKVVPLLMPRALWWFRWSAVVTVLAGFRYYMILAKTDAQNAGVPGLLGRWLGTWFLVWTLAWLVVYLLLKFAKGPLANGWVLAIAVTLVLAAASWGILELVADPAAGNRTLAISVGGGMGYFMMLNVWGVIWRCQKRLIAWTKASTEQGTPMPAEAAALARLAFLTSRTNFWLSFPMLFFMAAAAHFPFLSGQ; encoded by the coding sequence ATGCACATCGAGGTTATGGCCCTGGCACTCGCCGGCTCCCTGAAAGTACAGTTTCCAGCGCAGGGGGCGGATTTCGAACAGATATTGCTGCGGTGGATTCATTTGGGGGCGGGCATCACCTGGCTCGGGTTACTCTATTTTTTCAATCTGGTGAACGGACCATTTCAGAAAGATTTGGACGAGGCCACGCGGGGCAAAGTGGTGCCGTTATTAATGCCGCGAGCGCTGTGGTGGTTCCGCTGGTCGGCCGTGGTGACGGTGCTGGCGGGTTTCCGCTACTACATGATACTGGCGAAGACGGACGCCCAGAACGCCGGGGTGCCGGGCCTGTTGGGGCGCTGGCTGGGGACGTGGTTTCTAGTGTGGACGCTGGCGTGGCTGGTGGTCTACCTGTTGCTGAAGTTCGCGAAGGGGCCGCTGGCCAACGGCTGGGTGCTGGCGATAGCTGTGACGCTGGTGCTGGCAGCGGCGTCGTGGGGCATTTTGGAGCTAGTAGCGGATCCGGCCGCGGGCAACCGCACGCTGGCTATCTCCGTGGGCGGGGGCATGGGCTACTTCATGATGCTGAATGTGTGGGGCGTGATCTGGCGCTGCCAGAAGCGGCTGATCGCCTGGACCAAAGCGAGCACCGAGCAGGGCACGCCCATGCCGGCGGAGGCCGCAGCCCTGGCGCGGCTGGCGTTCCTGACTTCGCGCACCAATTTCTGGCTCTCCTTCCCGATGCTCTTCTTCATGGCCGCTGCGGCGCACTTTCCGTTCCTCAGCGGGCAATAG
- a CDS encoding superoxide dismutase encodes MAFTLPALPYAFDALEPYIDAKTMEIHHGKHHAAYINNVNKALEGHPDLQAKSLDDLLKGLDAVPEGIRTAVRNNGGGHWNHSLFWRLMKKGGGGEPKGDLGAAINAAFGSFAGFQEKFAAAGLGRFGSGWAWLLVKDGKLAVDSTANQDTPYLLGAKAVLGLDVWEHAYYLKYQNLRGDYIKAWWNVVNWDAAADLYAAAKK; translated from the coding sequence GTGGCATTCACTCTGCCCGCACTGCCGTACGCGTTCGACGCACTGGAACCGTACATTGACGCCAAGACCATGGAAATTCATCACGGCAAGCACCATGCCGCCTACATCAACAATGTGAACAAGGCGCTGGAGGGCCACCCCGATCTGCAGGCCAAGTCCTTGGACGACCTGCTCAAGGGCCTGGATGCCGTGCCCGAAGGCATTCGCACCGCCGTGCGGAACAACGGCGGCGGGCACTGGAACCACTCGCTATTCTGGAGGTTGATGAAGAAGGGCGGCGGCGGAGAGCCCAAGGGCGATCTGGGCGCGGCCATCAACGCGGCGTTCGGCTCGTTCGCAGGGTTTCAGGAGAAGTTCGCGGCCGCGGGTTTGGGGCGCTTCGGCTCGGGCTGGGCCTGGCTGCTGGTGAAAGACGGCAAGCTGGCGGTGGACTCGACGGCGAACCAGGACACACCGTACCTGCTGGGAGCCAAGGCGGTGCTGGGCCTGGACGTTTGGGAGCATGCCTACTACCTGAAATACCAGAACCTGCGCGGGGACTACATCAAGGCGTGGTGGAACGTCGTGAACTGGGACGCTGCCGCCGACCTGTACGCCGCGGCTAAGAAGTAA
- the lon gene encoding endopeptidase La has product MADKKTAVPETLPILPVRDTVLFPGAVLPLTVGRETSLSLVNSLSGEEKLLGVVAQLDPRIEDPTAADLHKVGTLAKVHKTVKMPNGNVVVFLEGVQRIQIIELISFRPFLRARAEAQPDFFGEPDAELEALQRQAQDLFREVVSHSSQLSDELQSVALNIDDPGRLADFIAGTLPSLSTLLRQELLETINVRKRLETLIRELSKELEVLELRSKIQEQVQEQVSQNQREYLLREQMKAIQKELGDGDDTLQEIDELRKKVEEAGMSAEARKECDREVKRLAKMTPASAEYMVSRTYLEWMTSLPWNKFAAAGDIDIAKAREILDEDHYDLEKVKERILDFLAVKKLQPGMKGPILCFIGPPGVGKTSLGKSIARSLGRKFVRIALGGMHDEAEIRGHRRTYIGALPGQIIQGIKRAETNDPVCMLDEVDKLGRDFRGDPSSALMEVLDPEQNVAFRDHYLDVPFDLSKVLFIATANWMDPIPEPLRDRMEIIELPGYTGEEKIHIARKYLIPKQASEHGLTIGEQLDFTEEALQEIIHSYTREAGVRNLEREIATLTRKQARRIAEGKTDKLTVTPNTVREYLGVQRYRTEKEIDERVKQPGVAVGLVWTPVGGDIIFIEASRMRGGKQFTMTGHLGEVMQESMTAALTWVRSNGERYGIEPDFFRKQDIHIHVPSGAVPKDGPSAGAAMVTALVSLLSGRQVRSRVAMTGELTLSGVVLPVGGIKEKVLGAKRAGITEVLLPADNEPNATQDLTPEILGDMKITYVRTLDEVLEHALEKEAAAPPISPQPAPAPKEKRLSGESPRAIH; this is encoded by the coding sequence ATGGCTGATAAGAAAACTGCAGTGCCCGAAACGCTTCCCATCCTTCCCGTTCGCGATACGGTTCTCTTCCCGGGCGCCGTCCTGCCTTTGACCGTAGGCCGCGAGACCTCCTTGTCCCTGGTGAATTCCCTCAGCGGCGAAGAAAAACTCTTGGGGGTGGTCGCCCAGCTCGATCCGCGCATCGAGGACCCCACCGCCGCGGATCTGCACAAGGTCGGCACCCTGGCCAAGGTCCACAAGACGGTCAAGATGCCCAACGGCAATGTCGTTGTCTTTCTCGAAGGCGTCCAGCGCATTCAGATCATCGAGCTGATCAGCTTCCGCCCTTTCCTGCGCGCCCGCGCTGAGGCCCAGCCGGACTTCTTCGGCGAGCCGGACGCGGAGCTGGAAGCTTTGCAGCGTCAGGCTCAGGATCTTTTCCGCGAGGTGGTCAGCCACTCCTCGCAGCTTTCCGACGAACTGCAATCCGTGGCGCTGAACATTGACGATCCCGGCCGCCTGGCCGACTTCATCGCCGGGACGCTGCCGTCCCTCTCCACCCTGCTGCGCCAGGAACTGCTGGAAACCATCAACGTGCGCAAGCGTCTGGAAACCCTCATCCGCGAGCTCTCCAAGGAGCTGGAAGTCCTCGAACTGCGCTCCAAGATTCAGGAGCAGGTGCAGGAGCAGGTCAGCCAGAACCAGCGCGAATACCTCCTGCGCGAGCAGATGAAGGCCATCCAGAAGGAGCTCGGCGACGGCGACGACACCCTGCAGGAGATCGACGAACTGCGCAAGAAAGTGGAAGAGGCCGGGATGTCGGCGGAAGCCAGGAAGGAATGCGACCGCGAGGTAAAGCGCCTGGCGAAAATGACCCCGGCCTCGGCCGAATACATGGTTTCTCGCACCTACCTCGAGTGGATGACGTCGCTGCCATGGAACAAGTTCGCGGCCGCCGGAGACATCGACATCGCCAAGGCCCGTGAAATCCTCGACGAAGACCACTACGACCTGGAAAAAGTAAAGGAGCGCATCCTCGACTTCCTGGCCGTGAAAAAGCTGCAGCCGGGAATGAAGGGACCGATCCTCTGCTTCATCGGGCCTCCCGGCGTGGGCAAAACCTCGCTCGGCAAATCCATTGCCCGCTCGCTGGGACGCAAGTTCGTGCGCATCGCCCTCGGCGGCATGCATGACGAAGCCGAAATCCGCGGCCATCGCCGCACCTATATCGGCGCGCTGCCCGGCCAGATCATCCAGGGCATCAAACGCGCGGAGACCAACGACCCCGTGTGCATGCTCGACGAAGTGGACAAGCTGGGGCGCGACTTCCGTGGCGATCCCTCCTCGGCGCTCATGGAGGTGCTCGATCCCGAGCAGAACGTGGCCTTCCGCGACCACTATCTCGACGTGCCCTTCGATCTCTCCAAGGTGCTCTTCATCGCCACCGCCAACTGGATGGATCCCATCCCCGAGCCGCTGCGCGACCGCATGGAGATCATCGAACTGCCGGGCTACACGGGCGAGGAGAAGATTCACATCGCCCGCAAATACCTGATCCCCAAGCAGGCCAGCGAACACGGCCTGACCATCGGCGAGCAGCTGGACTTTACCGAGGAAGCGCTCCAGGAGATCATCCACAGCTACACCCGGGAAGCCGGGGTGCGCAATCTCGAGCGCGAGATCGCCACGCTCACCCGCAAGCAGGCGCGGCGCATCGCCGAAGGCAAGACGGACAAGCTGACGGTGACGCCGAACACCGTCCGCGAATACCTCGGAGTGCAGAGGTACCGCACCGAAAAGGAGATCGACGAGCGCGTCAAGCAGCCCGGCGTCGCCGTGGGCCTCGTCTGGACGCCGGTGGGTGGCGACATCATCTTTATCGAAGCCAGCCGCATGCGCGGCGGCAAGCAGTTCACCATGACCGGGCATCTCGGCGAAGTCATGCAGGAGTCCATGACCGCCGCGCTCACTTGGGTGCGTTCCAACGGCGAACGCTACGGCATCGAGCCGGACTTCTTCCGCAAGCAGGACATCCACATCCACGTGCCCTCCGGCGCGGTGCCCAAGGACGGCCCCTCGGCCGGCGCGGCCATGGTCACGGCCCTGGTCAGCCTGCTGAGCGGGCGCCAGGTGCGCAGCCGCGTGGCCATGACTGGCGAGCTGACCCTCTCCGGCGTGGTGCTGCCAGTCGGCGGCATCAAGGAAAAGGTTCTCGGCGCCAAGCGCGCCGGAATCACGGAAGTGCTGCTGCCCGCGGACAACGAACCCAACGCCACGCAGGACCTCACGCCGGAAATCCTCGGCGACATGAAGATCACCTACGTGCGTACACTCGATGAAGTGCTAGAACACGCGCTGGAGAAAGAGGCTGCGGCTCCGCCGATCTCTCCGCAACCGGCCCCGGCCCCTAAGGAAAAGCGCCTCAGCGGAGAAAGCCCCCGCGCTATCCACTAA
- a CDS encoding LuxR C-terminal-related transcriptional regulator → MTRETFFFYEKRTGMPQFHVQAGPDGQLPSEHAAALLAMHCLVRGQTPGDYAVMVEVRSNLLGGITEKAEQLLHAGRAVNAGVKLTRREEEVLRGILRSQANKEIASALNLSERTIKFHVSSLLAKFRVRGRMELVREASRVSVSLHPTASVEPTPIPAVNRELRSHSALPACRLAANPGARVATLLKRQLTA, encoded by the coding sequence ATGACCCGGGAAACATTCTTCTTCTACGAAAAACGCACCGGCATGCCGCAATTCCACGTTCAGGCGGGTCCCGACGGGCAATTGCCCTCCGAGCATGCCGCCGCGCTGCTGGCCATGCACTGCCTGGTACGCGGGCAGACCCCCGGCGATTATGCGGTGATGGTCGAAGTGCGCAGCAATCTGCTCGGCGGCATCACCGAAAAAGCCGAGCAATTGCTCCACGCGGGCCGCGCCGTGAACGCAGGCGTGAAGCTCACCCGCCGCGAGGAAGAAGTCCTGCGCGGAATTCTGCGCAGTCAGGCCAACAAGGAAATCGCTTCTGCATTGAACCTCTCCGAACGCACCATCAAATTCCATGTTTCTTCGCTGCTGGCGAAATTCCGCGTGCGGGGCCGCATGGAGCTGGTGCGCGAGGCATCGCGGGTGTCTGTTTCGCTTCACCCCACGGCCTCGGTCGAACCCACTCCCATCCCGGCGGTGAACCGCGAACTGCGCAGCCATTCGGCGCTCCCGGCCTGCCGCCTTGCTGCAAACCCGGGTGCCCGGGTGGCCACACTGCTGAAGCGCCAGCTCACGGCGTAG
- a CDS encoding serine/threonine-protein phosphatase: protein MRARSRHFWQRVSEGRQVDDLWAQFAADARESYGFYSREVDWDEFKAASRWRRPFHVAWALFQAMLMKLSAARRVLLLAALVMLALSGIDFRSGSSGFSLDFKFLAAATLFVLLALELTDKITMKRDLEIAREIQSWLVPAAPPEVPGAEIAFAARPQNTVAGDYYDAFYPGADAAAANGPLLVVIADVAGKSVPAALLMATLQASLHTIASERVPLQALVTRLNRYACAHSLDGRRFTTAVLAEYDPATGAFVYVNAGHNAPVLRRANGSLEFLSQGGLPFGIQPGAKYETGSLVLEKDDVAVFYTDGVVEAFDASGSEFGNERWFAAIRALPQASAAEMLQSLMQRVDEFVGTTRQSDDITCLVFRRKP from the coding sequence CTGCGCGCCCGCTCGCGCCACTTCTGGCAGCGCGTGAGCGAAGGCCGCCAGGTCGATGACCTGTGGGCGCAGTTTGCCGCCGACGCCCGGGAAAGCTACGGCTTCTACTCCCGCGAAGTGGACTGGGACGAATTCAAAGCTGCCTCGCGCTGGCGCCGCCCCTTCCACGTCGCCTGGGCCCTATTCCAGGCCATGCTCATGAAACTGTCCGCGGCGCGCCGCGTCCTCCTGCTGGCGGCGCTCGTCATGCTGGCGCTTTCCGGCATCGACTTCCGCTCCGGCAGCAGCGGTTTCAGCCTGGATTTCAAGTTTCTCGCTGCCGCAACGCTCTTTGTGCTCCTGGCGCTGGAGCTGACCGACAAAATCACCATGAAGCGCGACCTGGAGATCGCCCGCGAGATCCAGAGCTGGCTCGTGCCCGCCGCGCCTCCGGAAGTTCCCGGCGCGGAGATCGCCTTTGCCGCGCGCCCGCAGAACACCGTCGCCGGCGACTACTACGACGCCTTCTATCCCGGCGCGGACGCCGCCGCTGCAAACGGCCCGCTGCTTGTGGTGATCGCCGACGTCGCCGGGAAAAGCGTTCCCGCCGCGCTGCTGATGGCCACCCTGCAGGCCAGCCTGCACACCATTGCCAGCGAAAGGGTTCCGCTGCAGGCGCTGGTCACGCGCTTAAACCGCTACGCCTGCGCGCACAGCCTCGACGGCCGCCGCTTCACCACCGCCGTGCTCGCCGAATACGACCCCGCCACGGGCGCGTTCGTCTACGTCAACGCCGGCCACAACGCGCCTGTCCTGCGCCGCGCCAACGGCAGCCTGGAATTTCTCTCCCAAGGCGGCCTCCCCTTCGGCATCCAGCCCGGCGCAAAATACGAAACCGGCAGCCTGGTCCTGGAAAAGGACGATGTGGCCGTGTTCTACACCGACGGCGTCGTCGAGGCCTTCGACGCCAGCGGCAGCGAATTCGGCAACGAGCGCTGGTTCGCGGCCATCCGCGCCCTGCCGCAAGCGTCCGCCGCGGAGATGCTGCAGTCGCTGATGCAGCGCGTCGACGAATTCGTCGGCACCACGCGCCAGTCCGACGATATCACCTGCCTCGTCTTCCGCCGCAAGCCCTGA
- a CDS encoding glycosyltransferase codes for MLAVMLELFYLLAGLQILAGLYLAADGVRWLAYLRQRMRSHSGFYAPRVAVLCPCKGLEAGLEQNLRALCEFDYPNYEVFFILAAAADPAHGILQRVIEGAKNKAHMVIAGAPVDCGEKVNNLRVALEQLPEEFEVFVFADSDGRPGRHWLQQLVAPLNDPKLGAATTMRWFLPARDNLATALLAAWNAPVVTLLGNPHRNFCWGGGTAIRRDVFLQARIYEEWRTSLSDDYSMTRMLQHAGKPILFVPECLTPSFPATDFAGLLEFTNRQMLITRVYAPNMWWRAVATHLLYCATLLLGAGLVLSNLIAARPALHLAMLTLFPLVLATIRGVQRTTGVSELLPAWKAQIMDLAWVWTLLALVVPFLYLLNFAATAFTRTLRWRGIRYRLISPNQTKILPG; via the coding sequence ATGCTCGCGGTAATGTTGGAACTTTTCTATCTCTTGGCGGGACTGCAGATCCTCGCCGGCCTTTACCTGGCCGCCGATGGCGTGCGCTGGCTCGCCTATCTCCGCCAGCGGATGCGCTCGCACTCCGGCTTCTACGCCCCGCGCGTCGCCGTGCTCTGTCCCTGCAAGGGCCTGGAAGCCGGCCTGGAGCAGAACCTCCGCGCCCTGTGCGAATTCGATTATCCCAACTACGAGGTCTTCTTCATCCTGGCCGCGGCGGCGGATCCCGCGCACGGCATCCTGCAGCGCGTCATCGAGGGCGCCAAAAACAAAGCGCACATGGTCATTGCCGGCGCGCCTGTGGATTGCGGCGAGAAGGTGAACAACCTGCGCGTGGCGCTCGAGCAGCTTCCCGAGGAGTTCGAGGTCTTCGTCTTCGCGGATTCCGACGGCCGCCCGGGCCGCCACTGGCTGCAGCAGCTGGTGGCTCCGCTGAACGATCCCAAGCTTGGTGCGGCCACCACCATGCGCTGGTTTCTCCCCGCGCGCGACAACCTGGCCACGGCCCTCCTGGCCGCCTGGAACGCCCCGGTCGTTACCCTGCTCGGCAACCCCCACCGCAATTTCTGCTGGGGCGGCGGCACGGCCATCCGCCGAGACGTCTTCCTGCAGGCCCGCATCTACGAGGAATGGCGCACTTCGCTGAGCGACGATTATTCGATGACCCGCATGCTGCAGCACGCCGGCAAGCCCATTCTTTTCGTGCCCGAGTGCCTCACGCCTTCCTTCCCGGCCACGGACTTCGCCGGGCTGCTGGAATTCACCAACCGCCAGATGCTCATCACCCGCGTCTACGCCCCGAATATGTGGTGGCGCGCCGTGGCCACGCACCTGCTCTACTGCGCCACGCTCCTGCTCGGCGCCGGCCTCGTCCTCAGCAACCTGATCGCCGCGCGCCCCGCCCTGCATCTGGCCATGCTGACGCTCTTCCCCCTGGTCCTGGCGACCATCCGCGGCGTACAGCGCACCACGGGCGTCAGCGAACTCCTGCCCGCCTGGAAAGCGCAGATCATGGATTTGGCCTGGGTCTGGACGCTGCTGGCCCTTGTCGTGCCCTTCCTGTATCTCCTAAACTTTGCAGCTACCGCCTTCACCCGTACCCTGCGCTGGCGCGGCATCCGCTACCGCCTGATCTCCCCCAACCAGACGAAAATCCTCCCGGGCTGA
- a CDS encoding YbjQ family protein, which yields MSGRVDSSMVTTANELPGYRIVHNFGIVRGIVVRSRSVIGTLGAALQTFFGGNITILTNLCEQTREDAYELLLQHAAQHGANAVVAMRYDATDVMQGVTEVLAYGTAVQVERLP from the coding sequence ATGTCCGGACGAGTGGATTCGAGTATGGTGACGACGGCGAACGAACTGCCGGGCTACCGCATCGTGCACAATTTCGGGATCGTGCGCGGCATCGTGGTGCGTTCGCGCAGCGTGATCGGGACGCTGGGCGCCGCGCTGCAGACCTTTTTCGGGGGCAACATCACAATCCTGACCAACCTCTGCGAACAGACCCGCGAGGATGCCTACGAACTGCTGCTGCAGCATGCGGCGCAGCACGGCGCCAACGCCGTGGTGGCCATGCGCTATGACGCCACGGACGTGATGCAGGGCGTCACCGAGGTGCTGGCCTACGGCACGGCGGTGCAGGTCGAACGCCTCCCCTGA